The following proteins are co-located in the Cryptococcus neoformans var. neoformans B-3501A chromosome 12, whole genome shotgun sequence genome:
- a CDS encoding hypothetical protein (HMMPfam hit to DEAD, DEAD/DEAH box helicase, score: 52.9, E(): 8.9e-13; HMMPfam hit to Helicase_C, Helicase conserved C-terminal domain, score: 48.1, E(): 2.5e-11) — translation MPTSRCAARLFSLTKVLCPHTASLTRPPIHPARPYATILASSQNLHQPPSDHAGPNNTTRNQNITLRSYQEAAISACLDALQSGSRRLGVSSPTGSGKTTIFLSLIPRVPFYASRGNDSHPRDGKGQTLIIVNSVELAEQTQKSAERLLGDEWTIEIEQSKRVASGLADVTIATYQTLNNPDRLSKFDPSKFKLVIVDEAHHSAAPSYLRLLHYFNEDVKIPKSPQAPSPHLHGFKVPIIGFSATFSRADQHSLHSAFEEIVFHRDMKDMLSEKHLAPAKLTIVKADLELDEVETSSGDFKNAALARKVNTTEINELIVRTYLHRASERRSTLVFCVDLEHVSALTQTFRSAGIDARSVSSKSKPEMRKATIAAFGKGEFPVLINCEVLTEGTDIPQIDCILLARPTQSRNLLVQMVGRGLRLSPESGKTDCHIIDLVDSVANANGLIVTPTLLGLSLDEMDVEDHGRESTEKAKPQVPPIAPDYDITYLDQDDPFHVDVFAQPVIQKVSKNAWVSCGNGKYALELIGSGTIIATRNDPQLYSISYRPNLPHELTPLGKGRSPYGSVRVVGHAPDLERALQAGDKFAENKLGRGRCLALSRYAPWRQRLASENAVKHLLKRLGEDNDSLLNGQGKERVISLWGKKVSVGSLTAGEVSSWLCAMKNGAKSIRIARDKSEEKARAKAEAKAEKERQQQLRNLPLPPST, via the exons ATGCCCACCTCGAGGTGTGCTGCCAGACTATTTTCACTCACCAAAGTACTCTGCCCTCACACTGCTTCTCTCACTCGTCCTCCCATACATCCAGCCAGGCCATATGCCACTATCCTTGCCTCATCGCAAAATCTCCATCAACCCCCCAGTGATCATGCCGGCCCCAACAATACAACTCGTAATCAGAATATAACACTTCGATCTTACCAGGAAGCAGCCATTTCCGCATGTCTTGATGCCCTCCAATCAGGATCACGCCGCCTAGGTGTTTCTTCCCCAACTGGTAGTGGCAAAACCACGATATTCTTGTCCCTTATCCCTCGAGTGCCGTTTTACGCTTCCCGTGGGAACGACAGTCATccaagagatggaaagggaCAAACTTTGATAATCGTTAATAGCGTTGAGCTGGCAGAACAGACTCAAAAGTCAGCAGAAAGATTACTAGGTGATGAGTGGACAATCGAGATAGAGCAATCGAAAAGAGTAGCCTCAGGGTTGGCGGATGT GACAATAGCGACATATCAAACTCTTAATAACCCTGATAGGCTATCCAAGTTTGATCCTTCAAAATTCAAGCTTGTCATCGTCGATGAAGCCCATCATTCCGCTGCCCCTTC TTATCTCCGGCTTCTCCACTACTTCAACGAAGATGTAAAGATTCCCAAATCACCTCAAGCACCTTCACCTCATCTACATGGTTTCAAAGTTCCCATCATCGGATTTTCAGCTACCTTTTCGCGTGCGGACCAGCATTCGCTCCATTCTGCTTTCGAGGAAATCGTTTTTCACAGGGATATGAAAGATATGCTGAGCGAAAAACATTTAGCTCCAGCTAAACTGACAATCGTCAAAGCAGACTTGGAACTGGACGAGGTGGAAACGTCAAGTGGAGATTTCAAGAACGCCGCATTGGCTCGAAAGGTGAATACAACAGAGATTAATGAGCTCATTGTAAGGACATACCTTCACCGTGCTT CTGAACGTCGCTCAACCTTGGTATTTTGTGTCGATCTCGAACACGTCAGTGCCCTCACCCAAACGTTCCGTAGCGCGGGCATAGATGCGCGTTCAGTATCTTCCAAATCGAAGCCTGAAATGAGAAAAGCGACCATAGCCGCTTTTGGAAAGGGCGAGTTCCCGGTACTGATCAACTGTGAGGTCTTGACTGAGGGTACAGATATTCCTCAG ATTGATTGTATCCTTCTTGCCAGACCTACACAAAGTAGGAATCTCCTCGTACAAATG GTCGGGAGAGGCCTTCGATTGAGTCCCGAGTCCGGCAAGACGGATTGTCACATCATAGACTTGGTAGATAGCGTGGCGAATGCTAACGGGCTCATTGTCACACCGACCTTACTCGGTCTTTCACTGGACGAGATGGATGTCGAAGATCACGGTCGCGAATCAACTGAGAAAGCAAAGCCTCAAG TTCCTCCCATAGCTCCCGACTATGATATTACTTATCTGGACCAAGATGATCCATTCCATGTTGATGTATTTGCACAACCTGTCATTCAAAAGGTCTCCAAAAACGCTTGGGTTTCATGCGGTAACGGGAAATATGCTCTCGAACTCATTG GCAGCGGAACTATCATCGCAACTCGAAACGATCCGCAACTCTACTCCATCAGCTACCGTCCCAACTTACCTCACGAACTCACACCGTTAGGCAAAGGCAGATCACCATACGGCAGCGTGAGAGTAGTAGGGCATGCACCTGATTTGGAGAGGGCATTGCAGGCCGGGGACAAGTTTGCGGAGAATAAGTTGGGTAGGGGGAGGTGCTTAGC ATTGTCGAGATATGCTCCTTGGCGTCAGAGACTGGCAAGTGAAAACGCCGTCAAGCACCTATTGAAACGTCTAGGGGAGGACAATGATTCGCTTCTTAACGGtcaggggaaggagagagtgaTCAGTTTATGGGGCAAGAAAGTGTCTGTGGGAAGCTTAACGGCGGGAGAGGTATCTTCTTGGTTATGTGCCATGAAGAACGGTGCCAAG AGCATCAGGATAGCGAGAGATAAGTCGGAGGAGAAAGCGAGAGCAAAAGCCGAGGCTAAggctgagaaggaaagacagCAACAGCTGAGAAACTTGCCTCTCCCACCTTCAACATGA
- a CDS encoding hypothetical protein (Match to EST gb|CF189477.1|CF189477) — protein MPSCRVTNNTAHPLNISLKQVTALHFENGVQPGQTIKFRPGKVWFTFEALVDDGSKKSRYSVLKSAATIAVISVAVGAVAATAGTALLPEAVALETAAAASVAGGAIAKGVTAAKTALIANSGTIARISSVALPKAIEKLSAESGGLTALQREVVSIIASPTLSSDVRHKSASLLRSLHKSYTGDKAARQEASSANNPDAGQPSATLTPISDDEAEKLERDVESGEVDDRVENTAVRTGEVLRVHGIYMKQHREFEIRVGEEGKLALYDVDQKKFIM, from the exons ATGCCTTCATGCAGAGTGACCAACAACACTGCGCATCCGCTCAACATCAGTCTCAAGCAAGTCACTGCGCTTCACTTTGAGAATGGCGTACAGCCTGGTCAGACCATCAAATTCAGG CCGGGAAAAGTCTGGTTCACTTTCGAA GCgttggtggatgatggaagcaaGAAATCTCGCTATTCCGTTTTAAAATCCGCAGCCACCATTGCCGTCATATCAGTGGCTGTGGGAGCAGTAGCCGCTACTGCAGGCactgctcttctcccagaAGCAGTAGCCCTTGAGACG GCGGCAGCGGCGAGTGTGGCTGGTGGAGCTATTGCTAAAGGGGTGACTGCCGCTAAAACGGCCTTGATAGCTAACTCTGGGACTATTGCACGTATAT CTTCGGTAGCTTTGCCGAAAGCTATCGAGAAGCTTTCTGCGGAATCTGGAGGACTGACCGCACTGCAACGAGAAG TCGTTTCGATCATTGCCTCGCCAACCCTGTCGTCTGACGTCCGTCACAAATCCGCTTCCCTTCTGCGTTCCCTCCACAAATCCTATACAGGGGACAAAGCTGCTCGTCAGGAAGCTTCCTCGGCAAACAATCCCGATGCTGGTCAGCCGTCAGCCACTCTGACACCCATTTCGGACGATGAAGCCGAAAAACTAGAGAGGGATGTTGAAAGTGGTGAAGTGGACGATCGAGTGGAAAACACGGCTGTGAGAACAGGTGAAGTACTGAGAGTACACGGCATCTATATGAAACAACACAGGGAGTTTGAGATCAgggttggagaggaaggaaagctGGCCTTGTATGATGTTGATCAGAAAAAGTTTATCATGTAG